The Cydia amplana chromosome 9, ilCydAmpl1.1, whole genome shotgun sequence genome includes a region encoding these proteins:
- the LOC134651187 gene encoding caskin-2 isoform X2 has product MRKANGTPVFAGINPAQSKVGGMSRGGAAAGKTATAKRVPPPAVPGDAFSPQHRHSGSSFGSQGYASCEEQPYPQPPDTPSHTRDDHSDYGSTVSGVSGVSGASGSLGKSPAGGGTFTFPPPSQPLTHKAAVYYHHQLALSDDQGIDMTQSPGRDSPGSSSGSAGSGSRHSSASLDSGRASGRMPHHHHAACHCGDTADRVRAMIAQGLPDPDIIHAWLADLQMEEYARLFIEAGYDLPTVTRMTPEDLTAVGIKKPNHRKRLKAELANLNVPDNLPDYIPGSLEEWLRLLRLEEYGPALVAQGYRTVHDVTQLAWEDLEDMGIVRLGHQKKILLAIKRVKDIRAGKRSISTQGSLDFTRIQPGQDLYPRELHYQPWQTHERSYHKPPDLTFDALPTPLCGTDLVPIQIRHPRGKSLESLEDPSERSSHTTFSPEGFYYGAGQWRRSYDDGDITPTNDSYEGGGTLPRPRGLVRPRPVAKIAATPAYREKSPDYTYDEIAYSARLQRVAYGASPHVARKPPPDPPKRQSSQYAPFSRFGQTTVEIHPEKSLPLSLPAYPSSDSLSVSLDSTGLLPPPPAPNSPPRRYDDDKIRTGSDASFKSSSSTESDSIPFANENAGTIKQNRGQIAGRPHTVDYGRTGIGLANLPPRNPDIKPSTPHTLPEKDEGKSTEPVDVLNDIGNMLANLTDELDAMLEEEKRQGLTDS; this is encoded by the exons TGGGCGGAATGTCCCGcggcggcgccgccgccggcaaGACGGCCACGGCGAAGCGCGTCCCGCCGCCCGCCGTGCCCGGCGACGCGTTCAGCCCGCAGCACCGCCACTCGGGCTCCTCTTTCGGCTCGCAGGGCTACGCGTCGTGCGAGGAGCAGCCCTACCCGCAGCCGCCTGACACGCCGTCCCACACACGAG ATGACCACTCCGACTATGGCAGCACCGTATCTGGGGTCTCCGGCGTCTCGGGCGCCAGTGGGAGCCTGGGGAAGAGCCCCGCGGGCGGGGGCACGTTCACGTTTCCCCCGCCGTCGCAGCCCCTCACGCATAAGGCGGCGGTTTACTACCACCACCAGCTCGCGCTCAGCGACGACCAGGGTATCGACATGACGCAG AGCCCCGGCCGCGACAGCCCAGGTTCTTCATCAGGTTCAGCCGGCTCCGGATCCAGGCACTCCTCAGCCTCACTGGACAGCGGACGCGCGTCAGGCCGCATGCCACACCACCACCACGCGGCTTGCCACTGTGGAGACACTGCTGACCGAGTTAGGGCTATGATCGCTCAGGGACTACCT GACCCCGACATCATCCACGCGTGGCTAGCAGACCTCCAGATGGAGGAATACGCGCGTCTCTTCATCGAAGCCGGCTACGACCTGCCCACGGTGACCAGGATGACCCCTGAGGACCTCACGGCGGTGGGCATCAAGAAACCGAACCACAGGAAGCGGTTAAAGGCAGAGCTCGCTAATCTGAATGTGCCGGATAACTTACCTGATTATATACCG GGCTCTTTAGAAGAATGGTTGCGGCTGCTAAGACTAGAGGAGTACGGGCCAGCGCTCGTGGCGCAGGGGTATCGCACAGTTCATGACGTCACACAACTCGCTTGGGAG GATCTTGAAGACATGGGCATAGTTCGTCTCGGGCACCAAAAGAAAATCCTCCTGGCCATCAAAAGAGTAAAAGATATTAGAGCGGGAAAAAGAAGCATCAGCACCCAAGGGTCCTTGGACTTCACCAGAATACAGCCCGGACAG GATTTATATCCGAGGGAGCTGCATTACCAGCCTTGGCAGACACATGAGCGGAGTTACCATAAACCTCCCGATCTTACCTTTGACGCCCTACCGACGCCCCTATGTGGCACTGATTTGGTCCCCATTCAG ATCCGTCACCCACGCGGGAAATCTCTAGAAAGTCTCGAAGACCCGTCGGAGCGGTCCTCGCACACGACATTCTCGCCTGAAGGCTTCTACTACGGCGCGGGGCAGTGGCGCCGCTCGTACGACGACGGAGATATCACGCCGACTAACGACAGCTACGAAGGCGGTGGAACCCTACCGCGCCCAAGGGGACTAGTCCGGCCGCGGCCCGTCGCCAAGATCGCGGCCACACCGGCGTACAGAGAAAAATCCCCCGACTACACGTACGACGAGATAGCGTACTCCGCGCGGCTCCAGCGCGTGGCGTACGGCGCGAGTCCGCACGTGGCCCGCAAGCCTCCCCCCGACCCGCCCAAACGCCAGTCCTCCCAGTACGCGCCGTTCTCCCGCTTCGGGCAGACGACGGTGGAGATCCACCCGGAGAAGAGCCTGCCGCTCAGCCTGCCGGCGTACCCGAGCTCGGACTCGCTGTCCGTGTCGCTGGACAGCACGGGGCtgctgccgccgccgcccgcgcccaaCAGCCCGCCGCGCCGGTACGACGACGACAAGATCCGGACCGGATCCGATGCTAGCTTTAAG TCGAGTTCGAGTACAGAATCGGATAGCATTCCATTCGCGAACGAGAACGCGGGAACGATAAAGCAGAACCGCGGCCAAATCGCCGGCCGGCCGCACACGGTCGACTACGGCCGAACGGGCATCGGGCTTGCCAACCTCCCGCCACGAAACCCGGACATCAAGCCGAGCACCCCACACACCCTCCCGGAAAAAGACGAGGGAAAAAGCACAGAGCCCGTAGACGTACTCAACGATATTGGAAACATGTTGGCCAACCTCACGGACGAACTAGACGCCATGCTGGAAGAAGAGAAACGTCAAGGTCTCACAGACTCGTAA
- the LOC134651187 gene encoding caskin-2 isoform X3, producing the protein MVLLNSNMKINVGGMSRGGAAAGKTATAKRVPPPAVPGDAFSPQHRHSGSSFGSQGYASCEEQPYPQPPDTPSHTRDDHSDYGSTVSGVSGVSGASGSLGKSPAGGGTFTFPPPSQPLTHKAAVYYHHQLALSDDQGIDMTQSPGRDSPGSSSGSAGSGSRHSSASLDSGRASGRMPHHHHAACHCGDTADRVRAMIAQGLPDPDIIHAWLADLQMEEYARLFIEAGYDLPTVTRMTPEDLTAVGIKKPNHRKRLKAELANLNVPDNLPDYIPGSLEEWLRLLRLEEYGPALVAQGYRTVHDVTQLAWEDLEDMGIVRLGHQKKILLAIKRVKDIRAGKRSISTQGSLDFTRIQPGQDLYPRELHYQPWQTHERSYHKPPDLTFDALPTPLCGTDLVPIQIRHPRGKSLESLEDPSERSSHTTFSPEGFYYGAGQWRRSYDDGDITPTNDSYEGGGTLPRPRGLVRPRPVAKIAATPAYREKSPDYTYDEIAYSARLQRVAYGASPHVARKPPPDPPKRQSSQYAPFSRFGQTTVEIHPEKSLPLSLPAYPSSDSLSVSLDSTGLLPPPPAPNSPPRRYDDDKIRTGSDASFKSSSSTESDSIPFANENAGTIKQNRGQIAGRPHTVDYGRTGIGLANLPPRNPDIKPSTPHTLPEKDEGKSTEPVDVLNDIGNMLANLTDELDAMLEEEKRQGLTDS; encoded by the exons TGGGCGGAATGTCCCGcggcggcgccgccgccggcaaGACGGCCACGGCGAAGCGCGTCCCGCCGCCCGCCGTGCCCGGCGACGCGTTCAGCCCGCAGCACCGCCACTCGGGCTCCTCTTTCGGCTCGCAGGGCTACGCGTCGTGCGAGGAGCAGCCCTACCCGCAGCCGCCTGACACGCCGTCCCACACACGAG ATGACCACTCCGACTATGGCAGCACCGTATCTGGGGTCTCCGGCGTCTCGGGCGCCAGTGGGAGCCTGGGGAAGAGCCCCGCGGGCGGGGGCACGTTCACGTTTCCCCCGCCGTCGCAGCCCCTCACGCATAAGGCGGCGGTTTACTACCACCACCAGCTCGCGCTCAGCGACGACCAGGGTATCGACATGACGCAG AGCCCCGGCCGCGACAGCCCAGGTTCTTCATCAGGTTCAGCCGGCTCCGGATCCAGGCACTCCTCAGCCTCACTGGACAGCGGACGCGCGTCAGGCCGCATGCCACACCACCACCACGCGGCTTGCCACTGTGGAGACACTGCTGACCGAGTTAGGGCTATGATCGCTCAGGGACTACCT GACCCCGACATCATCCACGCGTGGCTAGCAGACCTCCAGATGGAGGAATACGCGCGTCTCTTCATCGAAGCCGGCTACGACCTGCCCACGGTGACCAGGATGACCCCTGAGGACCTCACGGCGGTGGGCATCAAGAAACCGAACCACAGGAAGCGGTTAAAGGCAGAGCTCGCTAATCTGAATGTGCCGGATAACTTACCTGATTATATACCG GGCTCTTTAGAAGAATGGTTGCGGCTGCTAAGACTAGAGGAGTACGGGCCAGCGCTCGTGGCGCAGGGGTATCGCACAGTTCATGACGTCACACAACTCGCTTGGGAG GATCTTGAAGACATGGGCATAGTTCGTCTCGGGCACCAAAAGAAAATCCTCCTGGCCATCAAAAGAGTAAAAGATATTAGAGCGGGAAAAAGAAGCATCAGCACCCAAGGGTCCTTGGACTTCACCAGAATACAGCCCGGACAG GATTTATATCCGAGGGAGCTGCATTACCAGCCTTGGCAGACACATGAGCGGAGTTACCATAAACCTCCCGATCTTACCTTTGACGCCCTACCGACGCCCCTATGTGGCACTGATTTGGTCCCCATTCAG ATCCGTCACCCACGCGGGAAATCTCTAGAAAGTCTCGAAGACCCGTCGGAGCGGTCCTCGCACACGACATTCTCGCCTGAAGGCTTCTACTACGGCGCGGGGCAGTGGCGCCGCTCGTACGACGACGGAGATATCACGCCGACTAACGACAGCTACGAAGGCGGTGGAACCCTACCGCGCCCAAGGGGACTAGTCCGGCCGCGGCCCGTCGCCAAGATCGCGGCCACACCGGCGTACAGAGAAAAATCCCCCGACTACACGTACGACGAGATAGCGTACTCCGCGCGGCTCCAGCGCGTGGCGTACGGCGCGAGTCCGCACGTGGCCCGCAAGCCTCCCCCCGACCCGCCCAAACGCCAGTCCTCCCAGTACGCGCCGTTCTCCCGCTTCGGGCAGACGACGGTGGAGATCCACCCGGAGAAGAGCCTGCCGCTCAGCCTGCCGGCGTACCCGAGCTCGGACTCGCTGTCCGTGTCGCTGGACAGCACGGGGCtgctgccgccgccgcccgcgcccaaCAGCCCGCCGCGCCGGTACGACGACGACAAGATCCGGACCGGATCCGATGCTAGCTTTAAG TCGAGTTCGAGTACAGAATCGGATAGCATTCCATTCGCGAACGAGAACGCGGGAACGATAAAGCAGAACCGCGGCCAAATCGCCGGCCGGCCGCACACGGTCGACTACGGCCGAACGGGCATCGGGCTTGCCAACCTCCCGCCACGAAACCCGGACATCAAGCCGAGCACCCCACACACCCTCCCGGAAAAAGACGAGGGAAAAAGCACAGAGCCCGTAGACGTACTCAACGATATTGGAAACATGTTGGCCAACCTCACGGACGAACTAGACGCCATGCTGGAAGAAGAGAAACGTCAAGGTCTCACAGACTCGTAA
- the LOC134651187 gene encoding caskin-2 isoform X4: MEPVNNNVGGMSRGGAAAGKTATAKRVPPPAVPGDAFSPQHRHSGSSFGSQGYASCEEQPYPQPPDTPSHTRDDHSDYGSTVSGVSGVSGASGSLGKSPAGGGTFTFPPPSQPLTHKAAVYYHHQLALSDDQGIDMTQSPGRDSPGSSSGSAGSGSRHSSASLDSGRASGRMPHHHHAACHCGDTADRVRAMIAQGLPDPDIIHAWLADLQMEEYARLFIEAGYDLPTVTRMTPEDLTAVGIKKPNHRKRLKAELANLNVPDNLPDYIPGSLEEWLRLLRLEEYGPALVAQGYRTVHDVTQLAWEDLEDMGIVRLGHQKKILLAIKRVKDIRAGKRSISTQGSLDFTRIQPGQDLYPRELHYQPWQTHERSYHKPPDLTFDALPTPLCGTDLVPIQIRHPRGKSLESLEDPSERSSHTTFSPEGFYYGAGQWRRSYDDGDITPTNDSYEGGGTLPRPRGLVRPRPVAKIAATPAYREKSPDYTYDEIAYSARLQRVAYGASPHVARKPPPDPPKRQSSQYAPFSRFGQTTVEIHPEKSLPLSLPAYPSSDSLSVSLDSTGLLPPPPAPNSPPRRYDDDKIRTGSDASFKSSSSTESDSIPFANENAGTIKQNRGQIAGRPHTVDYGRTGIGLANLPPRNPDIKPSTPHTLPEKDEGKSTEPVDVLNDIGNMLANLTDELDAMLEEEKRQGLTDS; encoded by the exons TGGGCGGAATGTCCCGcggcggcgccgccgccggcaaGACGGCCACGGCGAAGCGCGTCCCGCCGCCCGCCGTGCCCGGCGACGCGTTCAGCCCGCAGCACCGCCACTCGGGCTCCTCTTTCGGCTCGCAGGGCTACGCGTCGTGCGAGGAGCAGCCCTACCCGCAGCCGCCTGACACGCCGTCCCACACACGAG ATGACCACTCCGACTATGGCAGCACCGTATCTGGGGTCTCCGGCGTCTCGGGCGCCAGTGGGAGCCTGGGGAAGAGCCCCGCGGGCGGGGGCACGTTCACGTTTCCCCCGCCGTCGCAGCCCCTCACGCATAAGGCGGCGGTTTACTACCACCACCAGCTCGCGCTCAGCGACGACCAGGGTATCGACATGACGCAG AGCCCCGGCCGCGACAGCCCAGGTTCTTCATCAGGTTCAGCCGGCTCCGGATCCAGGCACTCCTCAGCCTCACTGGACAGCGGACGCGCGTCAGGCCGCATGCCACACCACCACCACGCGGCTTGCCACTGTGGAGACACTGCTGACCGAGTTAGGGCTATGATCGCTCAGGGACTACCT GACCCCGACATCATCCACGCGTGGCTAGCAGACCTCCAGATGGAGGAATACGCGCGTCTCTTCATCGAAGCCGGCTACGACCTGCCCACGGTGACCAGGATGACCCCTGAGGACCTCACGGCGGTGGGCATCAAGAAACCGAACCACAGGAAGCGGTTAAAGGCAGAGCTCGCTAATCTGAATGTGCCGGATAACTTACCTGATTATATACCG GGCTCTTTAGAAGAATGGTTGCGGCTGCTAAGACTAGAGGAGTACGGGCCAGCGCTCGTGGCGCAGGGGTATCGCACAGTTCATGACGTCACACAACTCGCTTGGGAG GATCTTGAAGACATGGGCATAGTTCGTCTCGGGCACCAAAAGAAAATCCTCCTGGCCATCAAAAGAGTAAAAGATATTAGAGCGGGAAAAAGAAGCATCAGCACCCAAGGGTCCTTGGACTTCACCAGAATACAGCCCGGACAG GATTTATATCCGAGGGAGCTGCATTACCAGCCTTGGCAGACACATGAGCGGAGTTACCATAAACCTCCCGATCTTACCTTTGACGCCCTACCGACGCCCCTATGTGGCACTGATTTGGTCCCCATTCAG ATCCGTCACCCACGCGGGAAATCTCTAGAAAGTCTCGAAGACCCGTCGGAGCGGTCCTCGCACACGACATTCTCGCCTGAAGGCTTCTACTACGGCGCGGGGCAGTGGCGCCGCTCGTACGACGACGGAGATATCACGCCGACTAACGACAGCTACGAAGGCGGTGGAACCCTACCGCGCCCAAGGGGACTAGTCCGGCCGCGGCCCGTCGCCAAGATCGCGGCCACACCGGCGTACAGAGAAAAATCCCCCGACTACACGTACGACGAGATAGCGTACTCCGCGCGGCTCCAGCGCGTGGCGTACGGCGCGAGTCCGCACGTGGCCCGCAAGCCTCCCCCCGACCCGCCCAAACGCCAGTCCTCCCAGTACGCGCCGTTCTCCCGCTTCGGGCAGACGACGGTGGAGATCCACCCGGAGAAGAGCCTGCCGCTCAGCCTGCCGGCGTACCCGAGCTCGGACTCGCTGTCCGTGTCGCTGGACAGCACGGGGCtgctgccgccgccgcccgcgcccaaCAGCCCGCCGCGCCGGTACGACGACGACAAGATCCGGACCGGATCCGATGCTAGCTTTAAG TCGAGTTCGAGTACAGAATCGGATAGCATTCCATTCGCGAACGAGAACGCGGGAACGATAAAGCAGAACCGCGGCCAAATCGCCGGCCGGCCGCACACGGTCGACTACGGCCGAACGGGCATCGGGCTTGCCAACCTCCCGCCACGAAACCCGGACATCAAGCCGAGCACCCCACACACCCTCCCGGAAAAAGACGAGGGAAAAAGCACAGAGCCCGTAGACGTACTCAACGATATTGGAAACATGTTGGCCAACCTCACGGACGAACTAGACGCCATGCTGGAAGAAGAGAAACGTCAAGGTCTCACAGACTCGTAA